CCTTGGTCTTAAACAGTAACAATTGCAATATGGAGAGAACATGGCTGAGGAGAGAATATATCAGGTTAGCGTTAAGGCTGTGTAACTGcagtatactgtggcatcagtgacataacaaacaaacaatcatggcatgactgtTCACGGACATGACATTGTGAAGTTCTGATCACCAGGTCTCAAGAAGGACATTGAAGAgctggaaaagtacagaagagggcaacctaGATGACTCAAGGCTTGGAGCATATTTCCTATGAAGAGAGGCTGAAGAGTCGgcaacttttcagtttagaaacaaGCGGGGGACAGGATACAGGGCTATAACATTAAGCAGAAAGTAGACAGAAAGAACGtttttccctcttccaaaatatGAGAACTGGAGAGCATTCAACGCAGCTGATTCAACGCCATAGATTCCAGTGATTAAAACCTGGAATTCACCACCAgaggatgcagtgatggcaacAGACGTAGACAGCTggaaaaggggattagacagagtcaCGGAGGAGAAGCCTCCGTACCCAGAGGCAGCAGTCCTCTGTATCCCAGCGCTGGGTGGCCGGAGCAGGGGAGGGTCTCATCCTCTGTAACCTGCCTGTTGGCCCTTCGGGGCAACTAgtgggccactgtgtgaaacaggacgcTGGAGGAGGAATCATCAATGGCTGATCCAACAGGGTCCTTCTTCTGTTGAGGGCagacagtggccgttttcacactgcttaccggctatggaacatcgcaccaagctcccggaacgacagcgtcttcctggctcgatttcgtgcgagaacagtAGTTCTTGtatgaaatcatgccaggaagacactgtcattctgggagcttggtgcgcCATTCCATGGCtggcaagcagtgtgaaaacagccagtatcTCCAGCACTAGTTGAAAACCTGCCTCTGGGTTTGAAATGCCTGTAAATGATGTCTGTGCATATTGCTGGTTTGCTTGGACACAGGCCCATCCTTGGTCTCAGTTCCACAGACCACTAGAACTCCCTGGAGAGAACCTGGACAcaggaggaaaggaaaaacaatttcattattttataaatgGGTCTGAGTGCCAGGGGCTTCCCAAAAGTACCAGCAGGGAAAAACACAATTAGCACCGCAGAAGTACGCCTGCAAGAGGAATTCCCAGGGGTGCCACTAGTCCATCCTTCCGTGGGGTTCACATGAAGACATAAAGGGATTGATGCATCCAGGGGAGGGGtcacatggaaagagaaaggacgCCGTCTCCTTTGGCGCTACGGCCATGCTCACTGCTGAGTGGATGGGGAAGGCCAAGGTAAGCTGGGCTGCATTGGCAGGGGACCATTTTGCACTGCAGCTGCTCAGTGACTGGGGAGAGGAAGGTCTGCCTGTGGCTTTCAGGACTGATCCTCTCTCTAGAGGTGGTTTTACAGCCCCATCTAAGATCAGACCCCTGTGGGCTTCCTGATCCAGATATGTCACCTCCACTGAAGAGAAAGACCTCAAGGGTTGAGAAGGACCTTTTTCTCCCTGACTCTCTAAGAAGAAGACGACAGTCAGAGACCTTTTGTACGTTTATAGGTCTGTAAATTGTCTAACAAAAGAGATTAAGGTTAATTTGCCTCCCTGAAAAGAATCCAAATCTTTTTTCTCACATTAAGGAAATGGTACGAGAGCATTGCACTGGGAAGACGTCTTTGCCTGCCTTCCCATTATAGGTTCCTTGTTGCATGAGTTGGAAACCTTCATGGCTGAGGACAAAGCAAGCCGCACGCCATGCCTTCCCTGAACGCCAGCCGGACCTCCTCCCACCCCGCCTTCTTTCTCCTGGTGGGCATCCCTGGGTTAGAGTCGGTGCAGGGCTGGATCGCCATCCCGTTGTGCATCATGTACGTCGCTGCAACCCTGGGAAACAGCACCATTCTCTACATCATCAAGACAGAGCCCAGCTTGCACGAGCCCATGTACCTTTTCCTGGCCATGCTGGCGGTCACTGACCTGGTTCTCTCCACGTCCACCGTGCCCAAAATGTTGGCTGTTTTCTGGCTGGGCTCCAGAGCCATTGGCTTCCATGCCTGCCTGGCCCAGATGTTTTTCATCCATGCTTTCTCTTCCATCGAATCCGGTGTGCTGATGGCCATGGCTCTGGACCGCTACCTGGCCATCTGCTTCCCGCTCCGGCACTCGGCTATTCTCTCCTTGCCGGTTATAGTGAAGCTGGGCGGCTTCATCTTGCTGCGTGGGGTTCTCCTCATCAGTCCCTTCTGCTTCCTGGCCAGCAGGCTTCCGTACTGCGGCCACCGTTTCATCGCCCACTCGTACTGTGAGCACATGGCTGTGGTGAAGCTGGTCTGTGGGAACGTCCGAGCCAACACAGTTTATGGACTCTTTGTGGCTTTTGTTGTGGTTGGCTTTGATGTCTTCATCATTGCCACATCCTATGCCTTGATCCTCAAGGCCGTGCTGAAGCTGCCGTCCAACGAGGCACGACTCAAGGCCTTTGGGACCTGTGCCGCTCACATCTGTGTCATACTCTCTTTCTATATTCCTGCTCTCTTCACTTTCCTCACACACCGGTTTGTTCACAATGTTCCCCACCATATCCACATTATGGTGGCCATACTCTACCTCCTGGTGCCACCCACTTTGAACCCCATTGTGTATGGGGTGAAAACCAAGACCATTAGGGACAGAATTATTGCTATGCTCCTTCTTAGTGGAGGAGAGATGCATCATTTACGCCATAACTGACTAGCAAAACAGACTCAGGAGGCAGAatttcccaggttcagttccaggATGAGTTTTCTGAAGAGTCAGTTCCATGGTAAGGTTTCTGACGAAAGGAGTtctgattctcgaaaacttatacccttGAAA
The DNA window shown above is from Eublepharis macularius isolate TG4126 chromosome 3, MPM_Emac_v1.0, whole genome shotgun sequence and carries:
- the LOC129326397 gene encoding olfactory receptor 52R1-like, with the protein product MPSLNASRTSSHPAFFLLVGIPGLESVQGWIAIPLCIMYVAATLGNSTILYIIKTEPSLHEPMYLFLAMLAVTDLVLSTSTVPKMLAVFWLGSRAIGFHACLAQMFFIHAFSSIESGVLMAMALDRYLAICFPLRHSAILSLPVIVKLGGFILLRGVLLISPFCFLASRLPYCGHRFIAHSYCEHMAVVKLVCGNVRANTVYGLFVAFVVVGFDVFIIATSYALILKAVLKLPSNEARLKAFGTCAAHICVILSFYIPALFTFLTHRFVHNVPHHIHIMVAILYLLVPPTLNPIVYGVKTKTIRDRIIAMLLLSGGEMHHLRHN